A portion of the Enterobacter sp. SA187 genome contains these proteins:
- the yihI gene encoding Der GTPase-activating protein YihI, translated as MNKPSSAPRGNGPAKTRRKTRDEINQESRDRKRQKKHSGNAAGSRASGGDSASGSRGQNKQKDPRIGSKTPVPLGVSKTAAPVARQQKPKSEKPMLSPQAELDMLETDERLDALLERLEDGETLSSEDQAWVDAKLDRIDELMQQLGLSYDDEDDEEEEDKKEDMMRLLKGGN; from the coding sequence ATGAATAAACCTTCGTCGGCTCCGCGTGGCAATGGCCCCGCAAAAACGCGTCGTAAAACCCGCGATGAAATCAACCAGGAATCTCGCGATCGCAAGCGCCAGAAGAAACACAGCGGCAATGCGGCGGGCAGCCGTGCGTCAGGCGGCGACAGCGCCTCCGGCTCCCGCGGTCAGAACAAGCAGAAAGATCCCCGTATTGGCAGTAAAACCCCGGTACCGTTAGGCGTCAGCAAAACCGCCGCCCCGGTAGCGCGTCAGCAAAAACCTAAGAGCGAGAAACCTATGCTTTCACCGCAGGCTGAACTGGATATGCTGGAAACGGATGAGCGCCTGGATGCGCTGCTGGAACGTCTTGAAGATGGCGAAACCCTGAGCAGTGAAGATCAGGCATGGGTGGATGCTAAGCTGGACAGAATTGATGAGCTGATGCAGCAGCTGGGTCTTTCTTACGACGATGAAGACGACGAAGAAGAGGAAGACAAAAAAGAAGATATGATGCGCCTGCTTAAGGGTGGCAACTAA
- the hemN gene encoding oxygen-independent coproporphyrinogen III oxidase: protein MSSQLIDWDLALIQKYNYSGPRYTSYPTALEFAESYGEPQFLEAVARYPERPLSLYVHIPFCHKLCYFCGCNKIVTRQQHKADQYLDALEQEILHRAPLFAGRQVSQLHWGGGTPTYLNKAQISRLMQILRSQFSFNADAEISIEVDPREIELDVLDHLRHEGFNRLSMGVQDFNKEVQRLVNREQDEEFIFALIKRARDIGFTSTNIDLIYGLPKQTPESFAFTLKRVAELSPDRLSVFNYAHLPSLFAAQRKIKDADLPTAQQKLDILQETISSLMDSGYQFIGMDHFARPDDELAVAQREGVLHRNFQGYTTQGDTDLLGFGVSAISMIGDSYAQNQKELKRYYQQVDETGNALWRGIALTRDDCIRRDVIKALICNFRLEYAAVERAWNVDFQDYFAEDLKLLAPLAKDGLVEVDEKGIQVTPKGRLLIRNICMCFDAYLRQKARMQQFSRVI, encoded by the coding sequence ATGTCTTCGCAGTTAATCGACTGGGATCTGGCCCTGATCCAGAAATATAACTATTCCGGGCCGCGTTATACGTCATACCCGACCGCGCTGGAGTTTGCCGAATCTTACGGCGAACCGCAGTTTCTGGAGGCTGTTGCCCGTTACCCGGAGCGCCCGCTGTCGCTGTATGTGCATATTCCGTTCTGCCACAAGCTCTGCTACTTCTGTGGCTGCAATAAAATCGTCACCCGCCAGCAGCATAAAGCCGATCAATATCTTGATGCGCTGGAGCAGGAGATCCTGCACCGCGCGCCGCTGTTCGCCGGCCGTCAGGTCAGCCAGCTGCACTGGGGCGGCGGGACGCCAACCTATCTTAATAAAGCCCAGATCAGCCGCCTGATGCAAATTTTGCGTTCGCAGTTCAGTTTTAATGCGGATGCGGAAATCTCGATTGAAGTTGATCCGCGGGAAATCGAACTTGATGTGCTCGACCACCTGCGCCACGAAGGCTTTAACCGCCTGAGCATGGGCGTGCAGGACTTCAACAAAGAAGTTCAGCGCCTGGTGAACCGTGAGCAGGATGAAGAATTTATCTTTGCGCTGATCAAACGCGCGCGTGACATCGGCTTTACCTCGACCAATATCGATCTGATTTATGGCCTGCCGAAGCAGACGCCGGAAAGCTTTGCCTTCACGCTCAAACGCGTGGCGGAGCTCAGCCCGGATCGCCTGAGCGTGTTCAACTACGCGCATCTACCGTCTCTCTTTGCCGCCCAGCGCAAAATCAAAGATGCCGATCTGCCGACCGCGCAGCAGAAACTGGATATTCTGCAGGAGACGATTTCCTCGCTGATGGATTCAGGCTATCAATTTATTGGTATGGATCACTTTGCCCGCCCGGATGACGAGCTGGCCGTGGCCCAGCGTGAAGGCGTGCTGCACCGCAACTTCCAGGGTTACACCACCCAGGGCGATACCGATCTGCTTGGCTTTGGCGTCTCGGCCATCAGCATGATTGGCGACAGCTACGCGCAGAACCAGAAAGAGCTGAAACGCTATTATCAACAGGTGGATGAGACCGGCAACGCCCTGTGGCGCGGCATCGCGCTCACCCGCGACGACTGTATCCGCCGCGATGTCATCAAAGCGCTGATCTGCAATTTCCGCCTGGAATACGCCGCGGTCGAACGCGCATGGAATGTGGATTTCCAGGACTATTTTGCTGAGGATTTAAAACTGCTTGCGCCGCTGGCGAAAGACGGGCTGGTGGAGGTGGATGAGAAGGGTATTCAGGTGACGCCAAAAGGCCGTCTGTTGATCCGCAACATCTGCATGTGCTTCGATGCTTATCTGCGCCAGAAAGCGCGGATGCAGCAGTTCTCGCGCGTCATATAA
- a CDS encoding YshB family small membrane protein, producing the protein MLESLIHFVSSGADVATAASQTPHTAIAAVLCAALVGLFS; encoded by the coding sequence ATGCTGGAGTCATTAATTCATTTTGTATCGAGCGGCGCAGACGTCGCCACTGCAGCCAGCCAGACGCCCCATACGGCAATCGCGGCTGTCCTGTGCGCGGCGCTGGTCGGGCTGTTCAGTTAA
- the glnG gene encoding nitrogen regulation protein NR(I), producing MQRGIVWIVDDDSSIRWVLERALTGAGLSCTTFESGNEVLDALTTKTPDVLLSDIRMPGMDGLALLKQIKQRHPMLPVIIMTAHSDLDAAVSAYQQGAFDYLPKPFDIDEAVALVERAISHYQEQQQPRNVQVFGPTTDIIGEAPAMQDVFRIIGRLSRSSISVLINGESGTGKELVAHALHRHSPRVKAPFIALNMAAIPKDLIESELFGHEKGAFTGANTIRQGRFEQADGGTLFLDEIGDMPLDVQTRLLRVLADGQFYRVGGFAPVKVDVRIIAATHQNLELRVQEGKFREDLFHRLNVIRVHLPPLRERREDIPRLARHFLQVAARELGVEAKQLHPETEAALTRVAWPGNVRQLENTCRWLTVMAAGQEVLIQDLPGELFETTIPDSPSQTLPDNWATLLAQWADRALRSGHQNLLSEAQPEMERTLLTTALRHTQGHKQEAARLLGWGRNTLTRKLKELGME from the coding sequence ATGCAGCGAGGGATAGTCTGGATCGTTGATGACGATAGCTCCATCCGCTGGGTGCTGGAACGCGCGCTCACCGGGGCTGGCTTGAGTTGTACGACCTTTGAAAGTGGCAACGAGGTGCTTGACGCGCTGACCACCAAAACCCCGGATGTTCTGTTGTCGGATATTCGTATGCCAGGGATGGATGGCCTCGCCCTGCTTAAACAGATCAAACAACGACATCCAATGCTTCCGGTCATCATAATGACGGCACACTCCGATCTGGATGCGGCGGTCAGCGCCTATCAGCAAGGGGCCTTTGATTATCTGCCGAAACCCTTTGATATTGATGAGGCCGTTGCGCTGGTTGAACGTGCGATCAGCCATTATCAGGAGCAGCAGCAGCCGCGTAACGTGCAGGTATTTGGCCCGACGACGGATATTATTGGCGAAGCCCCGGCGATGCAGGATGTGTTCCGCATTATTGGCCGTCTGTCGCGCTCATCCATCAGCGTGCTGATTAACGGCGAGTCCGGAACCGGTAAAGAGCTGGTGGCGCATGCCCTGCATCGCCACAGCCCGCGCGTGAAAGCGCCGTTTATCGCGCTTAATATGGCGGCCATCCCCAAGGATTTGATTGAATCTGAACTCTTTGGTCATGAAAAAGGGGCCTTTACCGGGGCGAATACGATCCGTCAGGGGCGCTTTGAACAGGCCGATGGCGGCACGTTATTTCTGGATGAGATCGGCGATATGCCGCTGGATGTGCAGACCCGCTTACTGCGCGTGCTGGCGGACGGACAGTTTTACCGCGTCGGCGGCTTTGCGCCGGTAAAAGTGGACGTGCGTATTATTGCCGCCACGCACCAGAATCTGGAGCTGCGCGTGCAGGAGGGAAAATTCCGTGAGGATTTATTCCATCGCCTGAACGTGATCCGCGTGCATCTGCCGCCGCTGCGCGAACGCCGGGAAGATATTCCGCGTCTGGCGCGCCACTTCTTACAGGTCGCCGCTCGCGAACTGGGCGTGGAAGCCAAGCAACTGCACCCGGAAACGGAAGCGGCGCTGACACGTGTGGCCTGGCCGGGTAACGTGCGCCAGTTAGAAAACACCTGCCGCTGGCTGACGGTAATGGCGGCCGGTCAGGAAGTGCTGATTCAGGATCTGCCGGGGGAGCTGTTCGAAACCACTATTCCGGACAGCCCGTCGCAAACGCTGCCCGATAACTGGGCGACGCTGCTGGCGCAATGGGCCGATCGCGCGCTGCGTTCCGGTCATCAAAACCTGCTTTCGGAAGCGCAGCCGGAGATGGAGCGTACGCTGCTTACCACGGCGTTACGCCATACGCAGGGGCATAAACAGGAAGCCGCCCGCCTGCTCGGCTGGGGCCGTAATACCCTGACGCGCAAGCTGAAAGAGCTGGGAATGGAATGA